In Methanobrevibacter oralis, the genomic stretch AAATTTCATCGCCAATTACTTTTAAATTTTTAAATTATGATTTTGATTTAGCTATTTTAATGTATCAAAAAGAATTTGCTTTAAGAATGAATGGAAAAGTTGGAAGTAAAAACTATTCTAGGCTTTCTGCAATATTATATTTTAAATGTGAAATTGAAAAACTAACTGATGTTAGCTCAGAAAGTTTTATTCCAAAACCAAAAATTGATTCAAGTGTCATTAAATTAACACCAAAAGAAAAAATTATTAGTGATAAAGATTTTGAAACTTATTCTAAATTTACAAAAGCATTATTCCAACATAGAAATAAAAAAATTAGAAATGCTTTAATCGATTCACGCCACGAGTTTTCAAATCTTGATAAAAAAGAAATTAAAGAAAAAATTAATGCTATTGATTCTGAAGATTTAATTGATTATTTATCTAAACGAGTGATAACTTTAAAGCCAGAAGAAATTCTTGATT encodes the following:
- the rsmA gene encoding 16S rRNA (adenine(1518)-N(6)/adenine(1519)-N(6))-dimethyltransferase RsmA yields the protein MNDGNSQSLSKTTKNILNQHGIKLNKNLGQNYLIDKNKRDQIIDFGNICKSDVILEVGSGIGTLTLELSKRAKEVIAIEQDPSICNILSKRLRDNKIDNVKLINDDALNVDFPKFNKIISNLPYQISSPITFKFLNYDFDLAILMYQKEFALRMNGKVGSKNYSRLSAILYFKCEIEKLTDVSSESFIPKPKIDSSVIKLTPKEKIISDKDFETYSKFTKALFQHRNKKIRNALIDSRHEFSNLDKKEIKEKINAIDSEDLIDYLSKRVITLKPEEILDLTRKLNPINY